The sequence GTTAATTAAGATAATCTTTGTAAATTGAAACAATTAGTCCAAATGAATTATTGCGATCactatagccgcacttacaccacctgaaaatggaccaccaatcttggttcgggaaccaatgccgcaccatcgaaaatccaccaagcgcttacaccagcgctgcagctagttataaaatccggctacagatggcgcgcaaacaataagcagaacgcggaaagccttggcagaaagcgccatttcgaaagcgccgcctggagccgaaccatctaactagctaattgccgatccatttgcgcttacaccacgacaaagccgagcttttaacaagccgggcgaatttggaccatcaagcttggtgggacaaattcgctcggcaatttgtatcggcaatggattgccgaaccaatttgtcgcggcaatgtggtggtgtaagtgcaattggtccaccaatatttcgtggtgtaagcgcagcttatatTATTGATGCAAATCTATTTTCGCTCCAATCGGTCAATTTCATTCCTGATTCTACCGACAGATCTGAAAGGATGTCTCTCAAAGTTTGCGTGTGCGGAGGAGGCCACGGCGGCCATGTGATGGCAGGCCTGGCTGCGTATCGAGAAGGTGTCGAAGTGCGTGTCCTTACCATGACAGGCGATAAAGCTGAACGTTGGACGAAGGCTATGGGGAACGCTGGCGGCATTACTGTAGTTGTCAACAACAAAGATGGTACACAGACCGAGATCAAATCGAAACCCGACATCGTCACCAAAGATCCTGCAGTGGCTGTAGCTGGAGCTGATGTTGTGGTCCTAACTACAGTAGCTACTGCTTGTGCTCGAAGAAGGTACTTGCAAACCATAAAACCCTTCATTAAAGACGGGGCCCTGTTGCTAGCACTCCCGGGAGAACTTGGCTTCTCCCTTCAGGTTCGTGATATACTCGGAGATAAGGCTGAGAACATAAAAACTGTATTTGCATGTGTTATGCCATGGGGATGCCGGTTTGTAGTGTTCGGTGAAAAAGCCGAAGTTCTCGCGACGAAGAAAACCTGTTCAGTAGTGTTGAGTAAAGGAACGACATCAACCATTGACCCTATATTCACAATACAGACGCTGCTTGGAACAGAGCCTAAGGTATGCCTTGCAAAACATTTCCTTGAACTGGAATTGATACATTTTTCGTTCATCCATCCCTGCATGATGGAGGGACAATGGGGGGACTGGGATGGGGAACCTGTTGATGAACCGCCGATTCTTTATCCGGGCATCACGCAAGAGGTCGCCGACTCAATAGAGCAGTGCAGCGAAGAACGTCTATTGCTGGCAAAAACCATCATGACAGTTTCACCGAAGGTTGATCTCAACGAAGTCAAGGGGATACATCAATGGTTTTTTCCGAGAACTACAGCGAATACATCACCGACAAACGGGACCTGTACCATGTTTTGACAACGCACAGGCCCTTCAGTCTTGCAAGGCATCCGATGAAAGCTGTCGAAAAAGGCTTTATCCCCGACTTCACGCATCGCTTTACGACGGAAGATATCCCAGCGCTGGTCTATATCAAGGGACTTGCTCTAGCTGCTGGGGTAGCGACTCCAGTCCATGATAGATTGATCAACTGGGGCCAGGAAAAGATCGGGATGGAGTATTTGGTGGATGGGCAGTTGACTGGGAAGGACGTGGCATCAACGGCTTGCATCCAGAGCTATGGCTTTCGTTCTTTGGAGGCGTTTCTTGTTGCTATTGACTGTAATAGAGATTAGGACATGGTAACAGAAAACCCTAAAGTTGCTCATATGATTGATTTGATTATGATTATTATGAAAATGAGTCTAAATGATAGTATTTTACAAAATTGCTGTGTTGGTCAATGCCAAAATGATCATCGAGTTAATGTGCAGGAAGTTATTCAGGGGGTGAAACAGCTTAAAGCGGGAAAGAAGTACAGTATTTCAGACATTAGATCTGATCATTTTATAAATGGTGGTCCTAAACTTTCTACGTATATATCGTTTCTGCTTAGTTCGATGATCTCACATGGTTACTGTCCTATTTTACAAGGTCTAAGGTAATACCGATACCTAAAAATAATAGGAAGTCTTTATGTTCATCAGAGAATTAAAGAGGTATTTCTCTGAGCAGCATAATTGGCAAGATTCTCGATAACATCCTATTTAAAGACGTACGATTTTATTCTATCTACATCTGACTCCCAGTTTGGTTTTAAGGCAACTTTTTGTCGtctactgaaataaaaatacttCTAGATttttttgtgtacaatgtaagtgtgaatattttgattgatatgatggagattgatgatgtggtgatgatatgatggagattgctgatgtggtgatgatatgattTTTCTATAAGGCTTGTAATACTAGGAGAGGATGTCGTTGTGCAGAAAGTTATGACGAGAAATTGGCACGGGGGCAATAAAAGAGGCAGATGTTGGCAGTTACCACGGCTTGGTCATTGGGAATGTTCGACTCAAGTTGAAGAATCCCCCTAAGAAACGTGTCAACAAATCTTTTGTGCGATTAGACAGTGAGAGCAAGCGTTCTCGAAATTTCTCCGAGTGAAGACCAGGGTCAGACAAGGATGCATCCTTTCACCAACCATCTTTTGCCTGGGTTGTGAGGAGAGTACTACACAGGaacctgtgggggggggggggtacattgGGGTCTCTTTGAACACCTTGTGGAATGACCACAATCTGCAACATTGAGACCGACGTGAAAAAAAGAAGATGGGAGTGGTTTGACCATGTCTAGAGAACAGAGAAAGCAATGCAGACCACGAAGGGAACCTAGGGAAGAACAGTGGACCTTGAAAGTTGGGCACGTAAGACGTGGCAGACAGGGTGCAAAAGACGGCGCAGACTCGTGGATGGCTTGAGCTCTGTAGAGCTGCGGGTTCAAGATGATGAATGGCCTCAGTGCACATACGAGCTTTCATTGTATACCAGTCTTATTGTGGGTGCCAAGAAACATCTACCGGTGATAAGCTAGTTTGTTATAAAGTGATTTCATCATGTTGATACGCCCTGTACGTCACCGTTTGCAGACAGAACAGCGACCGagaatggtagttgataaaacttggaatcagtgaaaccatgtaaccagtgataaaccttggaatagtcagtactaaaccgtggaatcactgtgcaagtaccgcgtgaaatcgggcgcgttccttccacgatttataccctcccaactgccaatctcgtcccagctgattttattgatagcaatttgccagtagttccagaatcaacctttttgtggaggatgacgtcatcattgaatgcattggaaatgtgttgttgtcgttaaaaaataaacttatattcatgacgggccgccatttgcaaatatctaattattgctcttcgatgaaagcaaaaataAGCTTTTgtaattgttttgtattccatataatactaaaataaaacgtttttattagaagaatcatttgtatatataatgctctgataaagctcagtagatatgacaaacatgcacacgggaatcactaaaaaaaattgtccgcttagaactggttacatcacgaaagtatctctacatccctcgatgtgtacatgaatatgtacgaaatcgctcacagcgaaggagtTTATTCACATTtgtcatctccaaacccggctaaaaccttcggtaataaaccttcatctacgtttctacggataagtgccagccggtactgcatgatgtagtcaatcttctctgtatcaccctgtatgatcacaccgctccgtagttcaaataggccccgtgtggtggcgtagtaagcggagcgctgattggtccatattatgggtgtgtggtgggcgtgtcgtgacgtgcatgcctatattttggagatcagtaatgtacactggaggcgaggtatgactgggttgttctaaaatatagattattgaatcggatatgcgactgtcaaaactaccgtcaaattccgatctgatcatgtaaaaataatctctaaatattgattcgtaaccaccttaggttcaaatggcattatttcatgtttttatgcatttttaggactgattccgaggtttatcactggtttcaaggtttcactggttccaagctttatcacctaccaccGAGAATCGGAGCTCCAGTAAATGGTTCAATTAATTAAACCTTGATTGATCGCGCTCTCAGGAGCGGGACCCTGGACGTATCCACGCCTACGCCACATGATCGTTGTTATGAGATATCGATCGCCGCGGGGGTTGTGCAGTGTAAGTGGGTCAagcgatgatgatcatgaccggGTAAACTGCGTGTTCTGGCATGCGGCCATCGTAGGGAAGGTCATTGGACTTGGTGAAGTCGGCGCTGAACTGGGCGGTGGTGTCCTATCACGTAGTCTCAGCAGTCGGGGTAAAAATGTAATCAGTTGACCGGTATGCTACCCGGTCATTGCACTCGGGGGTCAAAGAGTCTGCTCCACTCGACTGGGTGCACTCGGGTCAAACTGTACCCAGTTGACCGGTAT comes from Lineus longissimus chromosome 15, tnLinLong1.2, whole genome shotgun sequence and encodes:
- the LOC135499408 gene encoding octopine dehydrogenase-like, whose product is MSLKVCVCGGGHGGHVMAGLAAYREGVEVRVLTMTGDKAERWTKAMGNAGGITVVVNNKDGTQTEIKSKPDIVTKDPAVAVAGADVVVLTTVATACARRRYLQTIKPFIKDGALLLALPGELGFSLQVRDILGDKAENIKTVFACVMPWGCRFVVFGEKAEVLATKKTCSVVLSKGTTSTIDPIFTIQTLLGTEPKVCLAKHFLELELIHFSFIHPCMMEGQWGDWDGEPVDEPPILYPGITQEVADSIEQCSEERLLLAKTIMTVSPKVDLNEVKGIHQWFFPRTTANTSPTNGTCTMF